Proteins from one Nicotiana tabacum cultivar K326 chromosome 23, ASM71507v2, whole genome shotgun sequence genomic window:
- the LOC107793023 gene encoding uncharacterized protein LOC107793023 isoform X1 codes for MKSCAFCGFQKRKMGEKTCSAGSIVWVQRKNGTWWPGKILCNNEISTTGIVSPNSFSSRFPIKLLGRDNASVYWYNLEKSSRVKAFRCGEFDDCIKKAESSKVYMYNKKLKYALREDAILHALQLEKQQQEKLKMPDGETYGESVERTKRNRCAIPFLEKSVHSQSSKIIPPSNSNHSSSKSTSSLKSETTASAGYYTLRPKKMSFSRPAVNKRKMHNQHCRSRSVERSSESFETLSRDFNHNSRPSPGNSLTEEASSQSLSSKFTTCTRKTLIDVDMTVQGTYRGEPTPLVSLMSRLNGKAIVGHPINIEVLDDSSEIILVKKGSSDQLKNKRRMPQLVWTTSKRTPVCYTTSSASKKPNMSNNGPRTFFRGDGQKCNHDVGDKNAAKDDMTLPYVTCVPVKDIFTKLIRALGNV; via the exons ATGAAATCTTGTGCATTTTGTGGTTTTCAGaagagaaaaatgggagaaaaaacCTGCAGCGCAGGAAGTATAGTTTGGGTGCAGAGGAAAAATGGAACATGGTGGCCAGGGAAAATACTGTGTAACAATGAAATCTCAACTACTGGGATTGTTTCTCCTAATAGTTTCAGTTCAAGATTTCCCATCAAGCTTCTTGGTCGAGATAATGCTTCTGT GTACTGGTACAACCTGGAGAAGTCCAGTCGCGTAAAGGCATTTCGATGTGGCGAGTTTGATGATTGTATCAAAAAGGCCGAATCATCCAAGGTTTATATGTATAATAAAAAGCTCAAGTATGCACTACGAGAAGATGCAATTCTTCATGCTCTTCAACTTGAGAAGCAACAACAGGAGAAACTGAAAATGCCAG ATGGTGAAACATATGGAGAAAGTGTCGAGAGAACAAAGAGAAACAGATGTGCTATACCATTTTTGGAGAAATCAGTTCATTCTCAATCATCAAAGATAATTCCCCCCTCTAATAGTAATCATTCATCTTCCAAGTCCACGAGTTCCTTGAAGAGTGAGACAACTGCATCTGCAG GTTACTATACATTGCGACCAAAAAAGATGAGCTTCAGTCGTCCAGCAGTCAACAAAAGGAAAATGCATAATCAACATTGTAGGAGCAGATCAGTTGAAAGAAGTAGTGAATCATTTGAAACCTTGTCACGGGATTTCAATCACAACTCTCGGCCTAGTCCAGGGAACTCTCTCACAGAGGAAGCCAGCAGCCAAAGCCTTAGTTCAAAGTTCACCACGTGCACGCGGAAGACATTAATAGATGTGGATATGACAGTTCAAGGCACCTATAGAGGAGAGCCTACTCCTCTTGTTTCTTTAATGAGTAGATTAAACGGAAAGGCAATCGTAGGGCACCCCATCAACATAGAAGTATTAGATGATAGTTCTGAAATAATTCTTGTTAAGAAAGGGAGCTCGGATCAGCTGAAAAACAAGAGAAGAATGCCTCAACTTGTTTGGACAACATCAAAGAGAACTCCTGTCTGTTACACAACCTCTTCTGCATCTAAGAAGCCGAACATGTCAAACAACGGACCAAGAACATTCTTTCGTGGCGATGGACAAAAGTGCAACCATGATGTAGGTGACAAGAATGCTGCAAAAGATGACATGACTCTGCCTTATGTTACATGTGTCCCTGTGAAAGACATATTCACCAAGTTAATAAGGGCACTTGGAAATGTGTGA
- the LOC107793023 gene encoding uncharacterized protein LOC107793023 isoform X2, which translates to MKSCAFCGFQKRKMGEKTCSAGSIVWVQRKNGTWWPGKILCNNEISTTGIVSPNSFSSRFPIKLLGRDNASVRVKAFRCGEFDDCIKKAESSKVYMYNKKLKYALREDAILHALQLEKQQQEKLKMPDGETYGESVERTKRNRCAIPFLEKSVHSQSSKIIPPSNSNHSSSKSTSSLKSETTASAGYYTLRPKKMSFSRPAVNKRKMHNQHCRSRSVERSSESFETLSRDFNHNSRPSPGNSLTEEASSQSLSSKFTTCTRKTLIDVDMTVQGTYRGEPTPLVSLMSRLNGKAIVGHPINIEVLDDSSEIILVKKGSSDQLKNKRRMPQLVWTTSKRTPVCYTTSSASKKPNMSNNGPRTFFRGDGQKCNHDVGDKNAAKDDMTLPYVTCVPVKDIFTKLIRALGNV; encoded by the exons ATGAAATCTTGTGCATTTTGTGGTTTTCAGaagagaaaaatgggagaaaaaacCTGCAGCGCAGGAAGTATAGTTTGGGTGCAGAGGAAAAATGGAACATGGTGGCCAGGGAAAATACTGTGTAACAATGAAATCTCAACTACTGGGATTGTTTCTCCTAATAGTTTCAGTTCAAGATTTCCCATCAAGCTTCTTGGTCGAGATAATGCTTCTGT TCGCGTAAAGGCATTTCGATGTGGCGAGTTTGATGATTGTATCAAAAAGGCCGAATCATCCAAGGTTTATATGTATAATAAAAAGCTCAAGTATGCACTACGAGAAGATGCAATTCTTCATGCTCTTCAACTTGAGAAGCAACAACAGGAGAAACTGAAAATGCCAG ATGGTGAAACATATGGAGAAAGTGTCGAGAGAACAAAGAGAAACAGATGTGCTATACCATTTTTGGAGAAATCAGTTCATTCTCAATCATCAAAGATAATTCCCCCCTCTAATAGTAATCATTCATCTTCCAAGTCCACGAGTTCCTTGAAGAGTGAGACAACTGCATCTGCAG GTTACTATACATTGCGACCAAAAAAGATGAGCTTCAGTCGTCCAGCAGTCAACAAAAGGAAAATGCATAATCAACATTGTAGGAGCAGATCAGTTGAAAGAAGTAGTGAATCATTTGAAACCTTGTCACGGGATTTCAATCACAACTCTCGGCCTAGTCCAGGGAACTCTCTCACAGAGGAAGCCAGCAGCCAAAGCCTTAGTTCAAAGTTCACCACGTGCACGCGGAAGACATTAATAGATGTGGATATGACAGTTCAAGGCACCTATAGAGGAGAGCCTACTCCTCTTGTTTCTTTAATGAGTAGATTAAACGGAAAGGCAATCGTAGGGCACCCCATCAACATAGAAGTATTAGATGATAGTTCTGAAATAATTCTTGTTAAGAAAGGGAGCTCGGATCAGCTGAAAAACAAGAGAAGAATGCCTCAACTTGTTTGGACAACATCAAAGAGAACTCCTGTCTGTTACACAACCTCTTCTGCATCTAAGAAGCCGAACATGTCAAACAACGGACCAAGAACATTCTTTCGTGGCGATGGACAAAAGTGCAACCATGATGTAGGTGACAAGAATGCTGCAAAAGATGACATGACTCTGCCTTATGTTACATGTGTCCCTGTGAAAGACATATTCACCAAGTTAATAAGGGCACTTGGAAATGTGTGA